Part of the Candidatus Eisenbacteria bacterium genome, GCTGTTCTCCCCCCGCTACATGGGGCGTTTCGAGGTCGGGGGCTGGCAGCCTTGGGCCTTCGGGGCGATGTTGGTCGCAGCTGTGCTCGAAGACCTGCGGCTCTCGTACGCCGTCATTGCAGTTGAGTTGCAGCTGCCGGAAGTTGCCGACGGCTGCGGTCAGAGATAGTCGGGTACTTCTCTCGTCCATCGGCGGACGGTCGGGGTGATTGGGAGACGCGATTTCTGATGAAGACCACAGTTGCAGGAATGGCGACGATTGGAACGCTTGTCATGGGTCTACTCGTGAGCGCTGCATGCGACAGCAAGCAGGATGAAAGGTTGTCGGGCGATGCCGAACGCGAGCTTCGACTGAAGGCGACGTGCGCGGAAGCTGGCAAGAAGGCTCGAGCGGAGTGGATTGCTCAGTACCCAAGCGAGAGATTCTTAGACAGCCCAGAGTACGGGTATAGCAGAGCCCTCAAGACATGTCTTTACGCGGACGAGTACATCGACTTCGCGCCAGGCGAGAAGGTCCCATTGCTTGGCGCCATCGGCTCACGGCGCGACCGCTTCGTCCTGGACGTGTACTCGGGGAAGGTGGTCTTGGAGTACACAGAACATGATGGGAAGTCAATCCAGGAGAAGCCTGACGCGGTCCAGTGCCGGACCGAGAAGGAATTCGAGGAACGAAAGGCACGCTTGTTTGGGTCGGCAGGTCGTTAGCCCGCCCATGAAGACGGGTTGTCAAGCGTGACTTGTACAAGTCGAGACTTCATCTGACAGCGTCGGATGGGTTCGGTGCCCGCCGAGTCGTGGGAAACGCGATCAGAGCATCCGCTTCCCACCCCCCTGCCCCCCAGCACCCTCACCCCACCCGAAAGTCCCCCGGGAATACCCCCTCCAGCCCGGCGTACTCCCCTGCGAAGCCCCTTGCGAGAACGCACAACGCAACCCCAAGGAGAGACGCCATGAACGCCCGGCACACGCTGATCCCGAACCTGCGCGCCGCGCTCGAGATGTCCGCCGCGCGCGTCGCCTCCCTCCTCGTCGCCCTGGCGGCCGTCGCCTCGCTGGCCGGCGCCGCCGGCGCCACGTCGCGCTGGCAGCCGCAGGCGCGCCCCGACTTCTGGGCGGACGGAAACCTGGTGGACGTGCAGCTGCGCGTCGAAGGCGACGCGGCGCCGCTCTACCTGTCGCCGAAGGGAGACCGGCGGCTCTACTTCGAGGCGTTCGCCGGCCGCAACTATTCGGTCGTGCTCCGCAACAACACCGGCCGGCGCGTCGGTGTGCTGCTGACGGTGGACGGCCTGAACGTCGTGAACGGCGCGATCACGAAACTGTCGCCGTACGAGCCCATGTACGTGCTCGGTCCCTGGGAGTCGGCCACGATCCGCGGCTGGCGGACGTCGCTGAACGAGGTGCGTCGGTTCGTGTTCGTGAACGAGCAGCGTTCGTACGCCGAGCGGACGGGGCAGGCGAACAGCGACATGGGCTGGATCCGCGTTCTGGCCTTCCGCGAACAGCGGCCGGTCGCGATCTTCCGCTGGAACAGCGAACGCGGGCAGGAGTCCGAGCGTCCCTGGACGGGCGACGCGGACCGTCGCGACGAGCGCATGAAGGACGCGCCCGGGGCGGCTCCGCAGCCCAGCGCCGAGGCGCCTCGCGCCACGCTGCAGCGTCCCGAGGAAGGCTCGGCGCAGAAGCAGATGGCCGGGCTCGAGTCGCAGGAAGGCGGCAGCTCGTTCCCGGGAACGGGCTGGGGAGACCGCCGCACCGACCGCGTGCGCACGGTGGACTTCACGCCCGAGCGCTCGGCGACCGACCAGCTCGTGTTCCGCTACGAGTACGCCCGCGGCCTCGTCGCGCTGGGCATCTTCCCGGACCGCGACCGGCTGCGCGATCGCGACGGCGGCGGCATGATCGGCTTCGCGAAGCCGCCGCGCTGGTGACGACTCGCGGGTCCGCGAGTCCGAGTGATGCGGCCGCCCCGGCCCGAAGCCGGGGCGGCCGTTTTCTTGGCTTTCCCCGGGCGGGCCGCTCGGCTATTGCTTCGTCATGAGCGAGATCGGCCGCGTCGCCCCGCCCGTTTCCGCGCCCATGGCCGACGCGGTCCGCGCCCGCGCGCAGTGGGCGTGGTGCCTTTACGACTGGGCCAACTCGGCGTTCGCGACCAGCGTCGTCTCGGCGATCCTGCCGGTTTACTTCGCGGGCGTCGCGGCGCGGACCATGGCGCCGCACCAGGCGACCGCCCTGTGGGGCTACGCGAGCGCGGCCGCGCTGGCCGTCACCGCGGTGCTCTCGCCGATCGCCGGCGCGCTCGCCGACCAGACGCGCCGGCGCAAGCCCTGGCTGCTGGCGTGCGTGCTGCTCGGCGTCGCGGGCACGCTGGTGCTCGCGGCGATGCCGGGCCAGCCGTGGTGGGGACTGCTCACGGCCTTCGGCGTCGCGTTCATCGCCTTCGCGACCGGCAACGTGCTCTACGACTCGCTGCTGCCGGGCATCGCGCACGACGCCGAACTGCACGCGGTCTCGGCCCGCGGCTTCGCGCTCGGCTACCTGGGCGGCGGGCTGCTGCTCGCCGTGCACCTCGCGCTGGTGCTCGCGCCACGGCGATTCGGGCTTCCCGACGCGGGCGCCGCGACGCGCGTCGCGTTCGCGAGCGTGGCCGCCTGGTGGCTGGTCTTCTCGCTGCCGCTGTTTCGCGACGTGCCCGAGCCCGAGGGCGAGTCGCATGGCGTGCCCGCGGCGCGGCTCGCCGCCGCCACGCTGCGCCGGCTCGGCCGCACGCTCGCGCACATCGCCGAGCGGCGCGACCTGCTGCGCTTCCTGATCGCCTTCTGGCTCTACTCCGACGGCATCGGCACCATCATCAAGATGGCGACCATCTACGGCGCCGAGGTCGGCATCGGGCGCAGGGACCTGATCGGCGCGCTGCTCATGGTGCAGATCGTGGCGGCGCCGGCGTCGCTCGCGTTCGGCCGGCTCGCGCGGTCGCTGGGACCCAAGCTCGCGGTGCTGCTCGGGCTCGCGGGGTACTGCGGCATCAGCGTGTTCGCCTACTTCCTGCAGAAGCCCTGGCACTTCTGGGTGCTGGCGCTGCTCGTGGCGCTCTTCCAGGGCGGCACGCAGGCGCTGTCGCGATCCATGTTCGCCTCGCTGGTGCCGAAGCGGCAGGTCAGCGAGCTTTTCGGCTTCTACTCGGTCAGCGAGAAGCTGGCCGGCGTGGTCGGGCCCATCCTGTTCGCCATCGTCACGCAACTCACGGGCGGCGGCCGGCTGGCGACCCTCACGCTGCTGCCGCTGTTCCTGGGCGGCGCCTGGCTGCTGTGGCGCGTGGACCTCGAGCGCGGCGCGCGCGAGGCCGGGGCCGGCGACGCGGCCGGCTGAGGCGTCCGCGGACCGCGGTTCCGGCCAGCGGCCCGGTCCGCAACATTGTCTGTCGCGCCGGGGCGTAGAGCCGCTACTGTCCCCCGCGCCGAAGCCCACCGATTCCAACCTCCAGGAAGCGAGGTCCCGCATGACTGCCGCCCGCCTGCTGCTCGCCACCGGCCTGAGCCTCGCGCTCGCCGGCCCCCTGCCCGCGGCCGAGGAACATTCCGGCTTCATCGTGACGCTCGGGCGCGACACGACCGCGATCGAGCGCGTCGTGCGCTCCGCGGCCCGCCTCGAGGTCGAGCAGGTCTCGCGCGCCCCGCGCGTGCTCCGGCGGCACTACCTGTACGACCTCGACAAGCAGGGCCGCATCCAGGGCTTCACGATCCGCGTCACCTCGCCCGGCGCGGCGCCGGATGCGCAGCCGCTGCAGGAGATCCACGGCACGCGGACGCGCGATTCGGTGCTCACCGAAATCCGCTCGGGTGGAATCGTCCGGACGATGCGCGCGGCGGTGCCCGCGAGCGGCGTGCTGATCTCGGCCTCGAGCGTCTTTCCGACCTACGAGCAGGCGCTGATGGGCTTCGCCAGAGCGAAGCGCGACAGCCAGCGGACGATGATGTACTTCATCGGCGCCGGCGAACCCGGATGGATCCTCATGCAGCGCGAAGGCAGGGACTCGATGCAGGTTTCGACGTACCACGACGACGTCTTCCGCATGCACACCGATCGCATGGGGCGGCTGCTCGGCGCGAACCCGATCGCCGGAACGGCGAAGTTCGCGGCGGCGCGCGTCCCGGCGCTCGATCTCGAGGGCATCACCGCCGGCTGGCTCGCCGCGGAGAAGGCCGCGGGTGCGATGGGCCAGCTCTCGACGCGGGACACGGTGAACGCGACCGCCGGCGGCGCGGCGTTGTGGATCGATTACGGGCGGCCCGCAAAGCGCGGCCGCGTCCTGTTCGGCGGGCTCGTGCCCTACGGCGAGGTCTGGCGCACCGGCGCCAACGCCGCGACGCAGTTCCGCACGGACCGCACCCTCGACTTCGGCGGCCACAGCCTGCAGCCCGGCACCTACACGCTGTGGACGCTGCCCGGAGCCGACGGCTGGAAGCTGATCCTCAACTCGGAGACGGGCCAGTGGGGCACGGAGCACAAGGCGGCGAACGACCTGTTCTCGGTCCCCATGCAGCTGACGGCCCTGCCGGAGAGCGTCGAGCGCTTCACCGTCAGCGTCGAGCCCGGGACGGACGGCGGCGAGCTGCGCCTCGACTGGGGCACGACGCGCGCCGCGGCGCGCTTCACGGTCCCGGCGGCGACGGGGAACTGAGCGGCGCGCGTCCCGGCCCGCGGCACGCCCACCCGGGCGCGCCGCGGGCCCGCCGCCGTGCCGCGCTACCTCCGGGCCCTGGTCTTCCCGCGCGCAGGTCTTGCCCGGCCGCGCGCCTTCGCGGCCGGCCGCGGGCCCGCGATCGCGGCCTCGACTTCGCGCCACTCGCCGTCGGTCAGCTTCACCTCGAGCGCGCGCAGGTTCTGCTCGAGCTGCGTAGTGCTCGTCGCGCCGGTGATCGCGCTCGCGACCACGTCGTGCTTGAGCACCCAGGCGATCGCCACCGCCGCCGGCTCGAGGCCGCGCGCGGCGCACCACGCCCCGAGGCGCTCGGCCGCGGCGACGTTCTGGGGCGTCAGCGCGTTCTCGGACTCCAGGAAGTGCTTGAAGTCGCTGGTCGCGCGGCTGCCTTCGGGACGCGCGCCGCCGGCGTACTTGTTCGTCAGCACGCCCTGCGCGAGCGGCGAATAGACGATCATGCCGATGCCGTTGCGCCGGCAGTAGGCGACGTGCTCCTTCTCGACGTGGCGGTCCACGAGATTCCAGCGCGGCTGCGCGGAAATCATCCGCGTCCAGCGCTCGCGCTTCTGGATCGTGGCGACCTCGAGGGCGAGCTTCGGGTGGTGATCGAAGTTCGAGAAGCCGACGTAGCGCACCTTGCCCGTGCGCACGAGGTCCTCGAACGCTCGCAGCGACTCCTCGAGCGGAGTGTCCACGTCCGGGGCGTGGAACTGGTAGAGGTCGAGGTAGTCCAGCCGCAGGCGCCGCAGGCTCTGGTCGCAGGAATCGAAGATGTGCTTGCGCGAGAGGCCGCGACCGAGGGGCCCGTCCCACATCCGGCCCATGCACTTGGTCGCGACGACGATCTGCTCGCGCGGCAGGTCGCGGATCGCCTCGGCAAGCGCCATCTCGGCCCCACCCTTGACGTACACGTCGGCCGTGTCGAACAAATTGACGCCGGAGTCGAAGGCCTGACGCACGATCTGGACGGTGTCGTCGGTGCCCACGGACCCGCCGTAGGTCGTCCACGAACCCAGTGAGATCTCGGAAACCTTGAGGCCCGACCTGCCGAGGCTGCGGTAGTTCATGGTTGGCTCCGGGTGGTGGACGGCGCTGCCCGAACTTCGAGGGGGCAGACTAATGGACTTTCGGCGAATCGGCATCGGTCGCCCGACGGCGGCCCTTCGGCGCCCGAAGGCGCGCCGGGCGTCCGGCGAGGGTTCCGGGCGTCCGGCAAGGCAAAGAAGTCGTCACGTCGCGCGCGGCCCCCTTCCAACGCGGCGCGCACGCACGGTAGAGTTTTTCCCCATGCCTGTCCCGACCCCGACCCGCAGGTCCCGTTCGTGCCCGGCCGCGCTCGCGTTCGCGGCGATCGTGCTGCTCGGCGCCGCACCCGCGCCTGCCCAGACCGCGGGCGACACGGGCTGGCAGGCGCTGCTCGACCGTTACCTGCGCGCCGAACCGGCCGTGAAGGGTCAGCCCGCCGAAACGCGCTTCGACTACGAGCAGCTCTACGTGGACGAGGGCATCTGGCCGTCGAGGAGTTCCGCGCGCCTGAGCGCGATTCACCAGCGGATGTTCGCGGTCACTCCCTCGGCGCTCGAGCCGAAGGCGCGGATGGCGTGGGCGCTGAACGCCTACAACTTCCTCGTCGTCGAACGCGCCACGCTCCTGCTGCTCGTCCCGCGCCACAAGTTCCAGCGCTACGAGAGCGTCGCTCAGATGTCGTCGGGGGACGGCGGATTCTTCGAGGCCCAGGTGGCGCAGGTCGAGGGCCGCAGCTATTCGATCGGCCAGTTCGAACGCTGGTTCGTGTACGGCGACAGCACGCCGATGTACGAGCCGCGCCGCGTGGCCGGCGACCCGCGGCTGATGTTCGCGCTCTGCCGCGGCTCGGTCGGCGGGCCCTCGCTGCCCGCGCGCGCGTTCAAGCCCGAGTCGCTGGACGCGCAACTCGACCGCTGCACGCGGAACGCGCTCGAGTCCTCCCGCTTCGCCTCGCAGGACCCCGCCTCGAAGTCGCTGCTCGTGTCGGACTATCTCGGCGAGCGGCTCCTCGACTTCGGCGGCTCGCAGTCCGGGCTCGTCGGCTTCCTCGAGAAGCAGGGGCCTTCCGCGCTTCGATCGTTCCTCCGCCGCGAGAAGATCGCGCGCGTCGCGCGGTTCACGCGCGTGGACCCGGATCTGAACCAGGTGCCGCGGGCCAAACCGGCTCCGCCTGCGCCTCCGCCCGCCGCGAAGTCCTGAAGCGAACTTTTTCCCTCGACCCGGTTCTTCCCGGCGTGCGAGGATTCGCGCCCATGTCCCTCGCCACAGGTGCACGCCTCGATCGCTACGAAGTAGTCGGCCTGCTCGGCCAGGGCGCCATGGGAGAGGTCTATCGGGCGCGCGACGCCCGCCTCGGGCGCGACGTGGCGATCAAGGTGCTGCCCGCCGCCTTCGCCTCGGATCCCGAGAGGCTGCGCCGCTTCGACCAGGAGGCGCGCGCGGCCGGCGCCCTGAACCACCCGAACGTCGTCGCGATCTTCGACGTCGGCACGCACGAGGGCGCGCCGTTCGTGGTCAGCGAGCTGCTCGAGGGCCACACGATCCGCACCCGCCTCGCCGACGGCCCGCCGCCGCTGCGCAAGGCTCTCGACTACGCGGTGCAGATCGCGCAGGGTCTTGCCGCCGCGCACGCCAAGGGCATCGTCCACCGCGATCTCAAGCCCGAGAACCTGTTCGTCACCCACGACGGCCACGTCAAGATCCTCGACTTCGGGCTCGCCAAGCTGGTGCGCGACGAAAGCGGGTCCCGTGGCGCGCAGGCCGATTCGCTCGTCGCCACCGCCATGACCGAGATGGGCCGCGTGATGGGCACGGTCGGCTACATGGCGCCGGAGCAGGTGCGGGGCGAGGCCGCCGACCATCGCGCCGACATCTTCGCCCTCGGCTGCGTCCTCTTCGAACTGCTGACCGGCCGGCCGCCGTTCCATCGCGACTCCGCGGTCGAGAGCATGGCGGCGATCGTGCGCGACGACCTGCCGGCGCTCGATTCGGCCGTGGACTCGCGCGCGCCGGCCCTCGGCGTGCTGCTGCGCCGCTGCACCGAAAAGCTTCCGGGCGAGCGCTTCGAGTCCGCGCGCGACCTGGCCTGGGCGCTCGACGCCGTCGCGCGCGCGACGGGCCGCGGCGTGAAGGGCGGCGGCGCGGAAGACGGCGCCGCGGGCCACGAGGAGGAGATTTCCTACCAGCGGGTCACGTTCCGGCGCGGCGTCATCTGGTCGGCACGCTTCACGCCCGACGGACACTCGGTCGTCTACAGCGCGAGCTGGGAGGGCAAGCCGCTCGAGCTCTTCTGGGCGCATCTCGGAAATCCGGAGGCGCGTTCGCTC contains:
- a CDS encoding DUF2911 domain-containing protein — protein: MGQLSTRDTVNATAGGAALWIDYGRPAKRGRVLFGGLVPYGEVWRTGANAATQFRTDRTLDFGGHSLQPGTYTLWTLPGADGWKLILNSETGQWGTEHKAANDLFSVPMQLTALPESVERFTVSVEPGTDGGELRLDWGTTRAAARFTVPAATGN
- a CDS encoding aldo/keto reductase; translated protein: MNYRSLGRSGLKVSEISLGSWTTYGGSVGTDDTVQIVRQAFDSGVNLFDTADVYVKGGAEMALAEAIRDLPREQIVVATKCMGRMWDGPLGRGLSRKHIFDSCDQSLRRLRLDYLDLYQFHAPDVDTPLEESLRAFEDLVRTGKVRYVGFSNFDHHPKLALEVATIQKRERWTRMISAQPRWNLVDRHVEKEHVAYCRRNGIGMIVYSPLAQGVLTNKYAGGARPEGSRATSDFKHFLESENALTPQNVAAAERLGAWCAARGLEPAAVAIAWVLKHDVVASAITGATSTTQLEQNLRALEVKLTDGEWREVEAAIAGPRPAAKARGRARPARGKTRARR
- a CDS encoding DUF547 domain-containing protein, with protein sequence MPVPTPTRRSRSCPAALAFAAIVLLGAAPAPAQTAGDTGWQALLDRYLRAEPAVKGQPAETRFDYEQLYVDEGIWPSRSSARLSAIHQRMFAVTPSALEPKARMAWALNAYNFLVVERATLLLLVPRHKFQRYESVAQMSSGDGGFFEAQVAQVEGRSYSIGQFERWFVYGDSTPMYEPRRVAGDPRLMFALCRGSVGGPSLPARAFKPESLDAQLDRCTRNALESSRFASQDPASKSLLVSDYLGERLLDFGGSQSGLVGFLEKQGPSALRSFLRREKIARVARFTRVDPDLNQVPRAKPAPPAPPPAAKS
- a CDS encoding MFS transporter, encoding MADAVRARAQWAWCLYDWANSAFATSVVSAILPVYFAGVAARTMAPHQATALWGYASAAALAVTAVLSPIAGALADQTRRRKPWLLACVLLGVAGTLVLAAMPGQPWWGLLTAFGVAFIAFATGNVLYDSLLPGIAHDAELHAVSARGFALGYLGGGLLLAVHLALVLAPRRFGLPDAGAATRVAFASVAAWWLVFSLPLFRDVPEPEGESHGVPAARLAAATLRRLGRTLAHIAERRDLLRFLIAFWLYSDGIGTIIKMATIYGAEVGIGRRDLIGALLMVQIVAAPASLAFGRLARSLGPKLAVLLGLAGYCGISVFAYFLQKPWHFWVLALLVALFQGGTQALSRSMFASLVPKRQVSELFGFYSVSEKLAGVVGPILFAIVTQLTGGGRLATLTLLPLFLGGAWLLWRVDLERGAREAGAGDAAG